The genomic window CGCTTCGCGCCGCAGCTGGGGCCCCGCCGCATTGAGGCGCTGCGCGTGCACTTCGGTTCTGCGGCCGCCGCGTGGCAGGCGCCCCTGCGGGACCTGCGCGACGTGCCGGGCCTGGACGCACGGGCCGCGCAGGCCGTGGGGAGCCCGGCGGCCCTGACCCGCGCGGACCAGGAACTCGCGCGCGTGCAGCAGGAGGGCGTGACGCTGCTGCTGCGCGGCCTGGACGGCTACCCGGCGGCCCTGGACGCGCTGGGCGACCCGCCCGCAGCCTTGTGGATTCTCGGGCCCCTGCCGGACCTGCCGACCGTGCCGCGCGCCATCGGGATGGTGGGCACCCGCGCGGCCAGTCCGCACGCGCAGGCGTTCACGCGGATGCTCGCCGCGGACCTCGCCCGCGCCGGGGTGGTCGTCGTGAGCGGCCTGGCGCGCGGCATCGACACGGCCGCGCACGGGGCGGCCGTGGAGGCAGGCGGGGTCAGTCTGGGGGTGCTGGGCAGCGCCGTGAACCGCGTGTACCCACGGGAGAACACCCGGCTGGCCGCGCAGCTGACGCTGGTCAGCGAGTACCCGCTGGACACCGGGCCCGCGCAGCATCACTTCCCCACCCGTAACCGCCTGATTGCCGCGCTGAGCGCCGGGACGGTCGTGGTCGAGGGCGAACGCAAATCCGGCTCGCTCATCACTGCCACGCACGCCCTGGAATGCGGGCGGACGGTGTTCGCCGTGCCCGGGCGCGCCGGGGACCCACGCGCGGCCGGCCCGCACGCCCTGATCCGCGACGGCGCGGTGCTCACTGAAAGCGCGGCCGACATCCTGACCGAGCTGGGATGGGGTACCGTTCCGGACGCGCCGCTGCCGGACCTACCCCATGAGCAGGCGCGGGTCCTGGCAGCCCTGATCGGCCCGGTCACGCTGGATGACCTTGTCGTGGCCACCGGATTGCCTCTAGCGGACGTGCAGACGGCCCTGGTCCTCCTGAACCTGCTGGGCCTCGCAGAGGAGATCGGAGGGCGCTGGGTGCGGCGCTGAGGGCTGACCATAGCCGGCGCATTGCCTCCTGAAGTTCAGGCGTGCTGCGGGCCGAAGTCCTTTTCCACCGTGACGCGCGGCTCGCCGCTGAGCGTGACCCCCTCCTGCGCTGGGTCGCTCAGCGTCCCCAGCAGGGGCGCCAGACCCACCGCGAGCGTCCCACCGTCCCCGGCCACGTCGTGCCCGAGCGGATCGAGGGTCAGCGCCCAGCCACCGCCGGGCCAGTTCACGCGGGCGTGAATGGGTTCACCGCGGTTCAGGGCCGCCAGTTCCAGGTCGTCAATGCGGACGCGGACGCGTCCCGGCGTGAACCTCACCTTCATGGGTGACAGGATAGGGGTATGGACATCCTGATTCTGGGCGGCACGCAGTTCGTGGGTCGGCACATCGTGATGGCGTTCCTGGCGGCCGGGCACCGCGTGAGCATCCTGACCCGCGGCCGCACCGCGGATGAACTGCCGGCTGAGATTGAGCGGCTCCGCGGCGACCGGAGTGAGGTGAATGGCCTGGACGCCCTGACGGGGCGGTCCTGGGACGCCTGCGTGGACGTCAGTGGGTACCTGCCTTCCGCGGTGCGCGCCAGCTGCGCTGCGCTGCGGGATCAGGTGGGCCGGTACGTGTTCATCAGTACCGCCAGCGTGTATGCCGAGCCGGACCGGCACCCGGTGCGCGAGGATGATCCGCTGCTGCCGCCCGCGCCAGAGGACGCTACCGAGGTGACCGGGGAGACGTACGGCCCGTTGAAGGTGACCTGCGAGCAGATCGTGCAGGCCACGTTCGGCGACGGGGCGACCATCCTGCGGCCGCAGATTGTCGCGGGTCCTTTCGACCACACGGCCCGCTACCCGTACTGGCCTGACCGGGCGGGCAGGGGAGGGGAGACCCTGATGCCTGGAAGCGGGCAGGATCACGTGCAGGTGATTGACGCGCGGGACTTGGCGCGCTTCACGGTGCGGGTGGTCGAGGAGCACGTGGGTGGGGTGTTCAACCTGGCGGGGCCGCGACTGAGCTGGGCGGCCTTCGCGCAGGTACTGGGCATCCAGTCGCCGGTGTGGGTGGACGCCGCGCAGCTGGAAGCGCTGGAGCTTGGCTTCTGGGAGGTGCCGCTGTTCATCCCGGAGGATGGGCCACAGGCGGGCCTGATGGATATCAGCGCCGAACGGGCCCAGCGGGCGGGCCTGACGCTCACCCCGCCGGAGGAAACCGCCCGTGACACCCGGGCCTGGAGTGAGCGGGCGGACCTGACGTACGCCCTGACCCCGGCGCGGGAGGCCGAGGCGCTGGCCGCCGCGAAACGCTGAGACGAGAGAGAAACGCCTTCTCTGGCATGGAGCGGAGAGAAGGCGGGAGAGAGGAGCGGGCGGTGATATGCTGGCTCCCGCTCAAGAGTGCCTTAAGGGAGGTGCGCCTTATCTCGCAGGAAATCTGGTCGGACGTGCTGGGGTACGTCCGCAAGAACATTACAGAGGTCGAGTACCACACGTGGTTCGCGCCGGTGAAGAATCTGGGCGTACAGGACGGCTCACTGGTGCTGGGCGTGCGCAACTCCTTCGCGCAGGAGTGGTTCCGCAAGAACTACCTGAAGCTGCTGGAGGACGCGCTGCGCAGTCTGGGCGCGCAGAACCCGCAGGTGAGTTTTCAGGTGCTGCCCGCCGCGCAGGACGCGCTGCTGCTGCCCAGTGATCCGCCCCCGCCACCCAGCGTGCCCGCGCCGCGCGCCTCGGCCCCTGCACCCATGGAGAGCCGCAAGGTGCTGAACCCGAAGTACACCTTCGAGAACTTCGTGGTGGGCCCGAACAACAACCTTGCGCACGCGGCGGCCCTGGCAGTCGCAGAGTCCCCCGGCAAGGCCTACAACCCGCTGTTCATCTACGGGGACGTGGGCCTGGGGAAAACCCACCTGATGCACGCCGTCGGGCACTACATGCTTGAACGTTTCCCGGGGAAACGGGTGGAGTACGTATCCACCGAGTCGTTCACAAACGACCTGATCAACGCGATCCGCGACGACAAGATGACGCAGTTCCGCAACCGATACCGCTCGGTGGACCTGCTGCTGGTGGACGATATTCAGTTCCTGGCGGGCAAGGAGCGCACGCAGGAGGAGTTCTTCCACACCTTCAACGCGCTGTACGAGAGCCACAAGCAGATCATCCTGAGTTCCGACCGGCCACCGAAGGACATCCAGACACTGGAGGGTCGCCTGCGCAGCCGCTTTGAATGGGGCCTGATCACGGACATCCAGTCGCCGGAATACGAGACGCGCGTGGCGATCCTGAAGATGAACGCGGAGCACAACCGTATTGACATCCCGCAGGAGGTGCTGGAGCTCATCGCGCGGCAGGTGACGAGCAACATCCGCGAGCTGGAAGGCGCGCTGATGCGGGTCGTGGCCTTCTCCAGCCTGAACAACGTGCCCTTCTCGCGGGCGGTGGCCGCCAAGGCGCTGAGCAACGTGTTCGCGCCCC from Deinococcus radiotolerans includes these protein-coding regions:
- the dprA gene encoding DNA-processing protein DprA, which gives rise to MTSRLFDPPAPPHPDERRALLALRFAPQLGPRRIEALRVHFGSAAAAWQAPLRDLRDVPGLDARAAQAVGSPAALTRADQELARVQQEGVTLLLRGLDGYPAALDALGDPPAALWILGPLPDLPTVPRAIGMVGTRAASPHAQAFTRMLAADLARAGVVVVSGLARGIDTAAHGAAVEAGGVSLGVLGSAVNRVYPRENTRLAAQLTLVSEYPLDTGPAQHHFPTRNRLIAALSAGTVVVEGERKSGSLITATHALECGRTVFAVPGRAGDPRAAGPHALIRDGAVLTESAADILTELGWGTVPDAPLPDLPHEQARVLAALIGPVTLDDLVVATGLPLADVQTALVLLNLLGLAEEIGGRWVRR
- a CDS encoding NAD-dependent epimerase/dehydratase family protein produces the protein MDILILGGTQFVGRHIVMAFLAAGHRVSILTRGRTADELPAEIERLRGDRSEVNGLDALTGRSWDACVDVSGYLPSAVRASCAALRDQVGRYVFISTASVYAEPDRHPVREDDPLLPPAPEDATEVTGETYGPLKVTCEQIVQATFGDGATILRPQIVAGPFDHTARYPYWPDRAGRGGETLMPGSGQDHVQVIDARDLARFTVRVVEEHVGGVFNLAGPRLSWAAFAQVLGIQSPVWVDAAQLEALELGFWEVPLFIPEDGPQAGLMDISAERAQRAGLTLTPPEETARDTRAWSERADLTYALTPAREAEALAAAKR
- the dnaA gene encoding chromosomal replication initiator protein DnaA, which codes for MSQEIWSDVLGYVRKNITEVEYHTWFAPVKNLGVQDGSLVLGVRNSFAQEWFRKNYLKLLEDALRSLGAQNPQVSFQVLPAAQDALLLPSDPPPPPSVPAPRASAPAPMESRKVLNPKYTFENFVVGPNNNLAHAAALAVAESPGKAYNPLFIYGDVGLGKTHLMHAVGHYMLERFPGKRVEYVSTESFTNDLINAIRDDKMTQFRNRYRSVDLLLVDDIQFLAGKERTQEEFFHTFNALYESHKQIILSSDRPPKDIQTLEGRLRSRFEWGLITDIQSPEYETRVAILKMNAEHNRIDIPQEVLELIARQVTSNIRELEGALMRVVAFSSLNNVPFSRAVAAKALSNVFAPQEVKVEMMDVLRQVAAQFNMPPDVIRGSGRVREVVQARQVAQYLIRELTDHSLPEIGQFFGRDHSTVMHAISKVSEQMGKDSELTAAVDLLRRRMKGQDDEDSDA